One window from the genome of Candidatus Omnitrophota bacterium encodes:
- the queF gene encoding NADPH-dependent 7-cyano-7-deazaguanine reductase QueF, whose translation MKSAELKKTYGNCAASGINAKLPPLDVWKNSYKKYEIVIEYPEFNTICPLAGLPDMGTLTIKYVPGKYCVEMKSLKLYLVAYRNIGIFQENAVNKVLADFIKYVKPVRAEVTGVFNPRGGMSSKISAKYPK comes from the coding sequence ATCAGCTGAATTAAAAAAAACTTACGGGAACTGCGCAGCCAGCGGCATTAACGCGAAGCTGCCGCCGTTGGATGTGTGGAAAAACAGCTACAAAAAATACGAGATTGTCATAGAGTACCCCGAGTTCAACACCATATGCCCGCTCGCGGGGCTTCCCGATATGGGGACACTGACAATAAAATATGTTCCCGGAAAATACTGCGTGGAAATGAAATCGCTGAAACTTTACCTTGTAGCTTACCGCAACATAGGTATCTTTCAGGAAAACGCGGTAAACAAAGTGCTTGCGGATTTCATTAAATATGTAAAGCCCGTCCGCGCCGAAGTCACCGGCGTATTCAATCCCCGCGGGGGCATGTCCTCTAAAATTTCAGCCAAGTACCCCAAATAA